DNA sequence from the Coffea arabica cultivar ET-39 chromosome 11c, Coffea Arabica ET-39 HiFi, whole genome shotgun sequence genome:
gCTCCCAGCCACATCAGTAGCATTGATATCTAGTGCAGTTGGATCACAGTCTGCATTCCCATATAATGGAACCACACGAGCCCCAAATTTCGAACTACCAATCCTGCTTCTTTCATCTGAGTTTCGGTTGAATGGCAAGCACTTCGCTTCAAAATTTCTGTTTAAGCAGCTTTCACCATCTTCTGAATCTGAATCTCCAAGGTTTTGGTTCATCTGCTCAATGGGATTTTCTGGTACAGCAACTTCAATTCTGCACTCAGAGAACCTTTTAAAATCCGCCTGACAAGACCTTGCAGCTTTTGGTTTGCCAAAATCACTCTTCAAAGAAGTTTTCTTTTGATTGTTGGTAGTAGATGAAGTATTGGACGTGGGTGACCTGATTCTAGGGGCTGCTTTTTTCATATGAGGGGTCACATAGCCAAAATCATCACTGCCAAAATCTGCACAGATTGTCATCATGCTAGATGTCATTAACAGGTATAGGAAATTTTCAGATACTTGGAGAGGCCACGAATATAACACAAAAGGAATCCTTCAAAGTTTTATAACTAACAAAAGCAACATGGACGACTAATTAAAAGGGATATGGAGAAACTCCCAaagcatttcttttttctttttttctagaaAACAAGCTAGCTTCAATATCTAGAAATGGAGAAAGGTTAGAGAAACAGGGGTAATCATCCAAGGAATGATTGGCAACTTTAAAAGTGACACGAGAACATGAAAAACCAGCTACTAATAAAATAACATTCGATACTTTACACCAAAATGATATGCTTTGACATTGCAGCCAGAGTATGTAGGGCGGTAAAAGTATGAGTACATACAACAAAGATTATGCAGCAACAAACCATTATACAAACACTCGTTTTTTGCCTGCTTAAATGAAGCTATTTGGGGACACACTATAGTAGGGGACCCCAAATAATATTAGGTCAGGGACCATGTTGTTACCACAGTCAATTTGTCATACTACTAGCAAGTAGTAACTGacccaaaaaaattcaaattacaAACATGAAAGACAAGGCATTCTTAACTTATTGGCCATTCCCATCGGTCATAGCCCACAAATCAACTCAAGAAATTCCCTTACCATCATTTGCACACTCACAAATTCAAGTCTCATAccataaatttaaaattaaaaatcccaaatactaaaataaactAAGGCATGGGGCACCTGACCTTTCACGGAGGACTTGGATTCTGCTTCATCCGAAACCTCATCTGAAACTCCCGGAACCCCTTTCCACAATTCCATTGCCCGATTCATCGTCTCCCTTACAACCTTCACCTACAGGTTTTCAGAAAAGACTTTCattaaagtaaaaaataaaatagaataaaacatTCACCAAAAATGCCATTGAGAACAACAGTGATAAAATACCTTGTCAAATCGTCTGCTTTCCAACGCAGCTACACAGGTGGACTTAAAATCTGATAAAAAATCCCTCTCTGCCACTGCTAACATCCCCAATGCTTCGGCGGCAGCCTTCCTTGCCGACCAATCGTCGCTACTCAGGAACTCGACCATAGTCGAAACCAAACTATTGACTACATTTTTACTGGAAGCACCTCCAACCCTAGCTATGCTGCCAACTAGCGACAGCAAAGCAGATTTTGCTTTGAAGCAATCATTTTTCACCAGTTTTAGCAGTCTAGGCAAGAGTTTCTTGAGCTCGGCAGGGTCAGGCTCCGGCGCAGCCTCAATAGCAGCGGCAAAACAGAGTGAAGCTCCGATCTGCGCATTGTAGTCCTGCTCGTGAGATATACAATCGATCAAAGGCTTCGAAATGAGAGAAAACGGCGGTCTAGTTATGTGCGAGGCAATGGAGGAGACGGCGTCGACGCAGGCGGAGCGGACGGAGGTGTCAGGGTCGCGAAGGCGTCGGAGGAGGGAGGAGAGCATTTTGGAGAGGTAAGGGGAAAGAGCGTCGCCGTGCGCGGCGGAGAGGATGCCGAGGATGCGGACGCATTGGCGGCGGACTGGGGACTTGTCGGAAGAATCAGTGGCGGAGAGGCAAGTTAGGAAAGGTGCAAAACCGTCGTTGGACAAGGTCTTAGCTATGGACTCGAGCTCGTTGGAGGCTTGGGGAAGAGTGTCCCGGTCGGAGAGCTTGTTGAGGCAAGTGATCACTCGGTTTTTTAAGTCGGACCGTTGGCGAGAAAGCTGCGCCATTTAGGCAATGCTGACGTAAAAATTAGTACTAAAACCTTTGGTGGAGTATTAGATGGTTGCGGCGGCGGTAAGGAGAGGAGGAAATGGTGGCATGTGGGGGGAGGAAATGGGAATCTGTGGGTGGTTGGGTTGGTTGAAGAGTGGGGTTGGAGTTTGTTGCGAGAGAGTGAGCGAGGAAATGGCAAATGGGGGGGAATGGCTTTTATATCTTAGCAGCGTGGGGTGGGAATGGGTATGGTGGGACTTGGAGTGGAACCGGTTGGGGAGGAGAACATGGAGTCTGGGGATTGGGGTGGACAGTGAAAGTGAGCGAGGATTTGAGGGGGTGCATTGCATTGGTCTATTTTTTTCTGTGTGGGGTTTTCCAATTTTAACTTCGCTCGACAGTCGAGGCGTTTAGACTTTGTAGAGGGGGAATAAGCATGGGGAATGGAAACTACTGTTACCAATATCAGGTTCAACAAAAATCTATTTTACTGCATTTACTGTTCAAATATTACGTCACGCTATCAGAAAAtaagatgcaaaaaaaaaatttttgcttgATTTGTTTGTCGATGGAGCAACAAATCTTCTACGTTACTTCTATTCTAATCCATGCCAGAAGAAGACCCCCCAGACTGGACTCAGGGGACCGAGGAAAACAATATTATAATCCCAACTCTACGCCAAAGATAGAAACCTACATTCGGGATGTATAATAATACTACTGTTACACGATTAAAGTGTTTGCCTATTTCTCAATCGTgaaatttttttagatttttcttttgttttttggctTTTATTATTTTCAGTTTATAGAGTCACAATTTTATCCAGTTTGCTCAGTTTATTCATATGATACTCCAATCTTTATAATGCTTGGAGGTGTACTTCTTGTCGCATGCAAATAATAGCACAAGAGAGGGGCCGATAGACAGTCCTGGCGCCGAAATTTTGGAACACATTCATGGTCCCTTGAATGAGTTTTAGTTCCAAATATATGCTCGTGGATACCAAAAAAAATACTActatataattaattaattttttatatattaactgataatatatacactagGGTTGTTTACAAACAAACTCGACTCGAATTCGAACTAATCAAATCGAAT
Encoded proteins:
- the LOC113716909 gene encoding TORTIFOLIA1-like protein 5, yielding MAQLSRQRSDLKNRVITCLNKLSDRDTLPQASNELESIAKTLSNDGFAPFLTCLSATDSSDKSPVRRQCVRILGILSAAHGDALSPYLSKMLSSLLRRLRDPDTSVRSACVDAVSSIASHITRPPFSLISKPLIDCISHEQDYNAQIGASLCFAAAIEAAPEPDPAELKKLLPRLLKLVKNDCFKAKSALLSLVGSIARVGGASSKNVVNSLVSTMVEFLSSDDWSARKAAAEALGMLAVAERDFLSDFKSTCVAALESRRFDKVKVVRETMNRAMELWKGVPGVSDEVSDEAESKSSVKDFGSDDFGYVTPHMKKAAPRIRSPTSNTSSTTNNQKKTSLKSDFGKPKAARSCQADFKRFSECRIEVAVPENPIEQMNQNLGDSDSEDGESCLNRNFEAKCLPFNRNSDERSRIGSSKFGARVVPLYGNADCDPTALDINATDVAGSQKEFENLSLIQKQLRQIENQQSSLMNLLQSFIGHSQNGMNSLERRVNGLEKALDVMCSDLAISAGKITDTDATGNTCCMLPGAEFLSPKFWRKSDGQNQNFSSKVSFSNRCQSLNYMPNKYVNSESSKLESPIEKHQIGSVSAVDFMGDAQAGSRETPDSHSKRRINRLLKDADAVKSFYSGGLDRASHATCVQKQT